A stretch of DNA from Montipora foliosa isolate CH-2021 chromosome 4, ASM3666993v2, whole genome shotgun sequence:
ctacttCCTACACTGTGATAATCTTTCGCATAGGAAATTACTTCttgataaataacctctttACTACAAAGCATGAAAGTGAGAATGGTCGTTGCACTTATCATGACCATTTAACCCTCTAATTCCCAACAGCCacaaatagattttactctgtctaacgccagacaattttacttgccaATCTGGGCCCCATCGGGGCTTAAAGGGACAGGCATTGTTTCTtatggacacctgaaaaatgTGTCTTATAAGAGACAATAAAATTGCTTGAACTGTCCACACAAATGCGACGATCACTTCTCACTTTCATCTAttacccacacttcaaatatacatttatttcattcatcgaatCATTCACGGGCACACCctaacccaacaaattgacctactTCCATCACCCAGTTGGTAGAACGTTTTCACCTGAcatcacagcagccatgttggtgcaaagaacaatagagaaaaacgtcttttgggaatttgactctattataatgcaaaacatgagccataattttctattattatacatcagactgtcatcagctcgattttgattagctataagcacgcagctaattcttgcttgctctgtttctcttacgtcctacctacagacaatagattttatatatgtaaaaTTGACGTCATACTTACAGACAACAGTTTtctgcatgcagaagtgacgtcacctaataCACTAACCATGCAGTTTGATCAGGTTTGTCATGGTGGAGCTCAGCTCgcgaatatgcataataaaacaataaatggATCGGTTTTCGCatggcctcagtttgtgttatccgcctcaaccttcggcttcggcagacgacacaaactttggccttgataattattatcgctatcatgctcaacctcaacATGGCCGtgtcatcacgtgattgaaaaccatctataagaGAGCATTGCTCAAAATTGTCCAGTAAGTACAGTGCGGGCGCGACAATCACTTCTCACTTTCGTCtgtaacccacacttcaaatatacattcatttagtAAAAAAATAGCACTCACCAAGCAGGTAGAGAATTGCTTCTTTATTTCTCGTTTTTGATCCTCCTTCAAGGGTGCCATACCTTTTTTCCCGGTTATTAATGCGGTCAGCCAGTTGTTGAATTCATCATCAggaacttcaaaatattttgagTATTTCCCTACCACAGATTGACACATAAATCTATTAAACAATCAGAAAACATGCACAAGCGTAACGGCAAGCTATAAAGCTTCCATCTTGCGAGCGACGATTAGGCTGGGCGCAGAGGATATTTTGGCTTGAATTTACGTTGTGCTTCGTACCTAAACATGACTTCTTGAAGGAACTTGACACGTTCTGCCTGACTGACTGCAGTATCTGCTCTCCGTTCTTTCCACCTTTTCTGTATGCATCAAAGAAATGGCTGACAGTATCAAGTGCCATCTTGAGTTGAATAAGCTCGTCACGCAAAATAATATATTGGGAaaagattgcgtgacaagcTAAGTAACTTCGTTCCGAGGACCTTTTCCCTTTGCCTTGGGgaaagatcctgggaacgaggccaAAACTAATTGGAGGCCCTTAAAACAAAGAATATTCATCTCTTCATACACCAAAACTTaaacgaaataaaaataattacatgatTCTCTTCGACcatgaaataaaaatagaaattgaTCAAATTAACTCCTAATTGAAATTTAACAAGCCTAGCCCAGAGGCCTGAACTCTTCTTaataaaatgatgcaatatCTGCTGGATTTAAAAGATTCTGTACCTCAAACTTTAATTTTAATGAAACACGCAACGAACCCTTATTCCGGATTCCGTTTTTTATTAACCCTACCCGGAAAATACATTTGTTTTtctcatgtttgtcaccgccgtttctgttttgtttcttcaGATGTCATCATCCAAACATCTGTTTTTGACCTCCGCCCAGCTTTTTGCGCGGCCACtatgcaccggtggctcagctAGTTGAGCATAGGGctacgggaggtcgtgagttcgactccggcgggaccaacattcagggtcttaaaataacgaagaagaaagtgctgcctttgtaattacacccgcaaatgcttagactttcaagtcttctcggataaggactgtaaacggGAGGtctcccgtctcacaacccttcaaggttcataaactctgtgggacgttaaagattcCACCAAGAATGAATTAGATAAGGGTGTTGATCGatcactttgcggccttgcGCCAGCAAGGAAACAAACAGACGGcagccaattttaaccaatcagaagaagccatgtcacgcgtgactgcttgtgccatgttttttcagtgACATGACAagtgattttcgcgggaacgggtatccTAAAAATAGACATATTCACGGTGACTGTGCAGGGGAGCTCACCCATGCCATAataacactcttatctaattcactcttgatcccacacactagtcgaaaatagtagggcatggagttcccggtgttgtggtctggcctttccttcagcaatgtggtcggcttggcgtaatcttctgaatggactacatgtactgatcgatgagaccacataacagcaaaacagacacaAAGCGAATTTGCCTCGCAGAAAGGATTTACTGCTGCTCGTCCGGTGGAAACTTGGACGAGAGATGTGAAGATACGTCTTTCTTTCTACTCCCTGTATTTGACAGATAATGTTTTCAGCAAGACTGAGATTTTTACTGCCATAATGGTCATGAAATCTTCCCGGCAGCGTAATGGCAGAACTTGGAAAATTCAAAGAAGGGATCCTTCCATTACCAGTTATCTTTTACCCTTTACACGTGTTTTAGCAACGCCGTTTTCCGACGTCTTCGTTCTCTTCGAAGTAGTTGTAAGTAAGTTGCCTTgtgccaggggcacccaacgagaatattgttcaaaaccacttaaacatagcattgttaaaggtattttggtatttaaacggtggatataggcatatttttatcccctaaaaaatttttatctgttcggatttcctacagctgaaagtgtagtgatacgaaaattatagggatcaaaacttaccttttcgtaaaatttcagccagaaaaaaggctcccgaaaattctaggtgacctttttagggtaaaaatccgttaaaaatgggcaattattccattcttcagatgttccaaaatcctaggacaggtagGCACGCAAGacattttagaacaaatgttccgaaaattctagatctcaaatcgtattccgaacagatattttccgaaaattgacgttgggtgcccctgttgtgCCACAGTTTGGCAGCGCTTTATAGGACCAGGCGGAAACGTTGATATCTGAACTTTGACACTAAACTTGGTCTTAACTGAATGATCGCTTATCACTGATGAAAGAcaacttttttccttcagttacatacaaacaacaacaaagcagTGGTAGTTCAATGGTTGCAAAGCGACCAAAAGGAGCCCGCAATCATAATGTCAACGCTGATTGGCATTGCGCATGCACGACATGTATGTGGCGATTTTAGCGTTAAAGTTTGCACTTCGAGGCAATGCGTTGGACGCAATTTGACCCCGAGAGTGTAGGCAGTGTTCTTTCGCAATGTTATCACGAGCGTTGGGAGTAATGATTATGTCCATAACAAGTTAAACACTTAAGCGTTTTCTCCGTTGATATTTCTATAAGTCTAGCAATATCATTCGTTTAGATCCACTTTATTCAGTAATTCTTCTAACAACCCGTTCAAGTTTTCTATCTATTAATGCTACAATACACTTTTCATTATGTTACCGTGACATCAATTGATCTCAACTCAATCAACACATTGCTTTCTTAAGAGACTTTATGATCCAGCAAAATCTAGGAAATTGTGCAGTAACCAGACGAGTGTGATCATGTGACTAACAGTGAATAGTATTCAGAGTATTTACTATATTTATTCTAACAATACGGTTCGTTGAGTTCCAATTTACTGATCATTCTACTAACAGCGTGTTCAACTTTTCTGACttattatttttacaataaGTTTGTCGCGGTTGCTTTACATCAATTCATCTTGACTCAATCAATTGCCTGGTCCACAATATGTCTATTTCCATATTAAGTTAAATTCAAACTTCACATCGAAGATTAGGAATTAGCTCCTCACTCAGAGCTCTGTCAATAGATTTTATTTCCCTGAGCTTCACAGtcaagttcaaatttattatatCGAAATTGGCCTTTTGTTAACCTTGGTTTACACCAGATAGTAGCGACCATCAAGCTGAAGTacgagagaaccaacaaactcaacccacacgtGACGCCAGGCATGGAAATCAAACCTGGGACACATTGGTGAGTGGCGAGTGCGGATCTCCTTGCTCCTCTAGTTACATATTTGTAACTTTGTCGACATTCAAGTATTCGACTAAGTAATCATCGAAAAATTATCCTTGTAAAGGAAACTCACAATCCGCAATGTGGGTCAAAACCAAATATGAGCAATGTAGGTAGGATATTTTCGTAATCAGCTTGTAAATGTTCGGTTTGCCCGGAATCATCATATCTCCTATAGGCTTCTTTGCAGATGTCAGCAATTTCTCTGTATCTTTGAAAAAGTTGTCTACATTGCTCTCTATGACTCCGCTCTTTGCGGAGCATCATGACTTGTTCCGGCAAGGTGACTCCGGGATCATCAGGCAGGAGACTGTTTACGGGGCAGTATTCTGCGCATGCCCCCAAGAACGTGGGACCACTGGAAATAAAACCCTCCAATCTCCCGAAGATCTTTCGGCAGTTGTCGCAAGGTGGTTTAACATTTAACAAGAGACTAGGAAGGTCATAATCTCTTGCATTTAAACCCCTGTTCACGGCAAACGCCATAGCTTCCCACCTCGAAGCCTGTGAATCCCTTACGCCATCGTCACCCGCTAATATTATTGCTTTCAATAGTCTTCTATTAAAAGCAAAAATCgtattatgcaaataaatagGCCTTAAAAAATTACTGACTGCCACTGATGATCCTACGCGCCATATGCCATCACGTGACACTTTTGCTAGGACTTTGGGCTTAAACAGGTTTCTTGAGCCGGGAAGGTAATTGTTGAAGGCATTTGCTGCTCTTGTAAGCACCCTGTTTGCGTGGACCTCGCTTCCTATGGGAGCCTCTAGGCTTTCCTCTTGATCACTAACCTGCAAAAGGAAGAAGATATTTGGGGAAGGTTCTCACACTCAGATCGAACAACTCACAGATCTGGTCAACATCGTTTCTAGGGCTTTTTTTCGCTTTCCAGCCGCTCGGCGGAGAAAATCCTTGGGAAAGAGGTTAAAGactttttagtataaatacacagatgattatacaaaatcggacgctctcattggctcactatctcggattatttaacaattattccatgagcgcgcgttggatat
This window harbors:
- the LOC137999098 gene encoding uncharacterized protein isoform X1 — its product is MEGDSALEYIRSITRRVQRIDANLEEYVTQMCKMCNPVTGLKLPAAAYQNESTRNHLKDIYWSLKLHLLFHLGEQAATEHPNLRELGNHLHLTEEELAHLPNETHAHDPGSIFLQIVSDQEESLEAPIGSEVHANRVLTRAANAFNNYLPGSRNLFKPKVLAKVSRDGIWRVGSSVAVSNFLRPIYLHNTIFAFNRRLLKAIILAGDDGVRDSQASRWEAMAFAVNRGLNARDYDLPSLLLNVKPPCDNCRKIFGRLEGFISSGPTFLGACAEYCPVNSLLPDDPGVTLPEQVMMLRKERSHREQCRQLFQRYREIADICKEAYRRYDDSGQTEHLQADYENILPTLLIFGFDPHCGL
- the LOC137999098 gene encoding uncharacterized protein isoform X2, which translates into the protein MEDDSALEYIRSITRRVQRIDARLEEHVTQMCNLVTGLELPAATYQNESTRSHLKDIYWSLKLHLLFHLGEEAATEHPELRDLGYQLHLTEQELAHLPNETSAHDSGSIFLQIVSDQEESLEAPIGSEVHANRVLTRAANAFNNYLPGSRNLFKPKVLAKVSRDGIWRVGSSVAVSNFLRPIYLHNTIFAFNRRLLKAIILAGDDGVRDSQASRWEAMAFAVNRGLNARDYDLPSLLLNVKPPCDNCRKIFGRLEGFISSGPTFLGACAEYCPVNSLLPDDPGVTLPEQVMMLRKERSHREQCRQLFQRYREIADICKEAYRRYDDSGQTEHLQADYENILPTLLIFGFDPHCGL